Proteins encoded within one genomic window of Bacillota bacterium:
- a CDS encoding D-alanyl-D-alanine carboxypeptidase, which yields MRSKDLKPKIAVLLMIMFLALPLSTWAEVTMKLDVDLPLAAEAAVLMEAHNNQVLYDRNAETRMHPASLTKIMTLLLVGEALDQELIHWDDQVKVSLNAYRMNIGSRMFLEHEQLVSVEDLVKGIAIISANDACVAIAEYIHGSEQAFVQNMNKRAAELGLKNTSFVNSHGLHDPGQYMSAMDVACLAAFFIRTQQKIARFQAEKEWTFNNIRQFNRNPLLGKYEGVDGIKTGFLNEAGWCLAATAKRDDLRLISVVMKSPDAATRKTDSEVLLQHGFNRYESIKIAAAGETMESIKVSRGKEKTVPVVPAEDIDVVIPRGQERFIKEKLTMEQKKVKAPLKKGDELGHLKVFYDQDLLLDKKLVAGKDIERQGFFAHIGSSIKGFFVGIWQRIFGPGKKS from the coding sequence AAAGATCTGAAACCGAAGATAGCTGTTCTGCTCATGATCATGTTCCTGGCACTGCCTCTATCCACCTGGGCGGAAGTAACCATGAAGCTTGATGTTGATCTGCCCCTTGCTGCCGAGGCAGCTGTTCTGATGGAAGCGCACAACAACCAGGTTCTTTATGACAGGAATGCGGAAACGCGCATGCACCCGGCCAGCTTGACCAAGATAATGACCCTCTTGCTGGTTGGTGAAGCCCTTGACCAGGAACTGATACATTGGGATGACCAGGTCAAGGTAAGCCTGAATGCTTACAGGATGAACATAGGCTCTCGAATGTTCCTCGAACATGAACAGTTGGTTTCCGTGGAGGATCTGGTCAAGGGTATCGCCATCATCTCTGCCAACGATGCCTGCGTGGCCATCGCTGAATATATCCACGGCTCCGAGCAGGCGTTCGTGCAGAACATGAACAAACGGGCCGCGGAGCTGGGGCTGAAAAACACTTCTTTTGTCAACTCGCACGGTCTTCATGATCCCGGCCAGTACATGAGTGCCATGGATGTCGCATGCCTGGCCGCCTTCTTTATCCGCACCCAGCAAAAAATAGCCAGATTTCAGGCAGAAAAGGAATGGACCTTCAACAACATCAGGCAATTCAACCGCAACCCCCTTCTGGGTAAATATGAAGGGGTCGACGGAATCAAAACCGGTTTTCTCAACGAGGCCGGCTGGTGTCTGGCCGCAACTGCAAAAAGGGATGACCTCCGTCTCATTTCCGTGGTGATGAAATCCCCCGATGCCGCCACCCGCAAGACGGACAGCGAGGTTCTCCTGCAGCATGGGTTCAATCGCTATGAATCGATCAAGATAGCCGCTGCCGGTGAAACGATGGAATCCATAAAAGTTTCCCGTGGAAAAGAAAAGACCGTTCCTGTGGTCCCCGCCGAGGATATAGATGTCGTGATCCCCAGGGGGCAGGAACGTTTTATCAAAGAAAAATTGACCATGGAACAGAAAAAAGTAAAAGCACCCCTGAAAAAAGGAGATGAACTGGGGCACCTGAAGGTTTTTTACGACCAGGACCTCCTGTTGGATAAAAAACTGGTTGCCGGCAAGGACATCGAGCGCCAGGGCTTTTTTGCCCATATCGGCAGTTCGATCAAGGGATTCTTTGTCGGTATATGGCAGCGCATCTTCGGCCCGGGGAAAAAAAGTTGA